A genomic region of Leptospira mtsangambouensis contains the following coding sequences:
- a CDS encoding YkvA family protein, whose protein sequence is MKENERIEFIKTNFWKKIKETGKKIPFVKDVIAMYYCLLDENTSLTAKASIAFALLYFISPIDAIPDIILALGYTDDAGVIASTLLLIKSQLKPEHYAKANESLSD, encoded by the coding sequence ATGAAAGAAAACGAAAGAATCGAATTTATCAAAACCAATTTCTGGAAAAAAATAAAAGAAACAGGAAAAAAAATACCTTTTGTGAAAGATGTCATCGCTATGTATTATTGTTTATTGGATGAGAACACTTCACTAACAGCCAAAGCTTCCATCGCATTTGCTTTGTTATATTTTATTTCTCCAATTGATGCGATTCCAGATATAATTTTGGCCTTAGGATATACAGATGATGCCGGCGTGATCGCAAGCACTCTTCTTCTGATCAAATCCCAACTAAAACCAGAACATTATGCAAAGGCAAATGAATCTTTATCAGACTAA